One stretch of Arachis duranensis cultivar V14167 chromosome 1, aradu.V14167.gnm2.J7QH, whole genome shotgun sequence DNA includes these proteins:
- the LOC107473167 gene encoding uncharacterized protein LOC107473167 → MFPKRFQDPKTGFKMLSSMHAKKYLKKIGFESEDYFFWKQVGKALLCTYTIMGGFWLYNGGASKLKPQLKVDQERADNQHRPEEEQELDHKQHQQFPLASNLEEMKEFVSDIGTKIGLKGMVENDKELEGKKFEQEAQKLWMKMRNEVVSELQEKGIDVE, encoded by the exons ATGTTCCCCAAGCGTTTTCAGGACCCCAAAACAG GTTTCAAGATGCTGAGTTCAATGCATGCCAAGAAATACCTGAAGAAAATTGGGTTTGAAAGTGAAGATTACTTCTTTTGGAAACAAGTTGGGAAAGCCCTACTTTGCACCTACACCATAATGGGTGGTTTTTGGCTTTACAATGGTGGAGCTTCAAAGTTGAAGCCTCAGCTGAAGGTAGACCAGGAGCGAGCCGATAACCAGCACCGGCCGGAGGAAGAGCAGGAGCTAGACCATAAACAGCACCAACAGTTCCCATTGGCCAGCAATttagaagaaatgaaggagttTGTTTCGGATATTGGAACAAAGATTGGTTTAAAAGGGATGGTTGAGAATGATAAGGAGCTAGAAGGCAAGAAGTTTGAGCAGGAAGCACAGAAGTTGTGGATGAAGATGAGGAATGAGGTTGTTTCTGAGCTTCAAGAGAAGGGAATTGATGTGGAATGA
- the LOC107494265 gene encoding protein OCTOPUS encodes MKEFIDLELRRRKNAGRDLIDIAGSFCKRLRKWRRKRKSKENTATAADDGGGGRGGGNGPCGLDTDVMRGYRETQSEVGEYGFLRRRSCDTDPRLSVDVDAGRMSLDDSRLSFEAARASWDGYLIGRTSCARFSPMLHVNERVLEENEEEQEVVSLESGGENCPGGSSQTKDYYSDAMNQQRRRRSFDRSSSRRKQSMADVDELRVLSNAKVSPATNELFYGAKVLITDQNDSQNENLNGHVQSAFAMMSGSKNVHDVANGVNNQKGLNKFHKWVKKLNKLGLVQRKREAKAVEEERGSGDTVVNKPVTESWQKLRRVVNGNTSESVSQKLIRSYSVSCRNPCRTDGLVNGFVGTPETNGSILNGRKEFTLQRNRSVSYSPGHVDTGLLRFYFTPLKNYKRSISGKSSSKD; translated from the coding sequence ATGAAGGAGTTCATAGATCTCGAATTGCGAAGAAGGAAGAACGCTGGGAGAGATTTGATCGACATTGCGGGGAGTTTCTGCAAGAGATTGAGAAAATGGAGGCGGAAACGTAAATCGAAGGAGAACACTGCCACCGCCGCCGATGATGGCGGCGGAGGACGCGGTGGCGGTAATGGACCCTGCGGTTTGGATACTGATGTGATGAGAGGGTATAGGGAGACTCAATCGGAGGTTGGAGAGTACGGATTTTTGCGGAGAAGGTCGTGTGACACTGATCCGAGATTGTCTGTTGATGTTGATGCAGGAAGAATGTCGTTGGACGATTCGAGGTTGTCGTTTGAGGCGGCTCGAGCTTCTTGGGATGGCTATTTGATTGGGAGAACATCGTGTGCAAGGTTCTCTCCAATGCTTCATGTTAATGAGAGGGTTTTGGAGGAGAATGAGGAGGAACAAGAGGTGGTGAGTTTGGAAAGTGGTGGAGAGAATTGTCCTGGTGGTTCTTCTCAGACCAAAGATTACTATTCCGATGCAATGAATCAGCAGCGGAGGAGGAGGAGTTTTGACAGGTCAAGCTCTAGGAGGAAGCAATCAATGGCAGATGTTGATGAATTGAGAGTGTTGTCCAATGCCAAGGTTTCCCCTGCAACCAATGAGTTGTTCTATGGGGCAAAGGTGCTGATAACTGATCAGAACGATTCACAGAATGAGAACTTGAATGGTCATGTTCAGTCTGCTTTTGCAATGATGTCTGGTTCTAAGAATGTCCATGATGTTGCAAATGGGGTTAATAATCAAAAAGGGTTGAATAAGTTCCATAAGTGGGTCAAGAAGTTGAACAAGTTGGGGTTGGTGCAGAGGAAAAGGGAAGCTAAGGCGGTAGAAGAAGAGCGTGGATCAGGAGACACGGTTGTTAATAAGCCGGTCACGGAGTCTTGGCAGAAGCTGAGGAGGGTGGTTAATGGAAACACGAGCGAGTCTGTTAGCCAGAAGCTTATTCGAAGTTACAGTGTTAGCTGTAGAAATCCCTGTAGAACAGATGGTTTAGTCAATGGATTTGTCGGTACTCCAGAGACTAATGGCAGTATTTTGAATGGAAGAAAAGAGTTTACACTTCAAAGGAACCGAAGCGTTAGTTATTCACCGGGTCATGTTGACACCGGCTTGTTAAGGTTCTATTTTACTCCTTTGAAGAACTATAAGCGAAGCATTTCAGGAAAGAGTAGCTCAAAGGATTAG
- the LOC107494340 gene encoding calmodulin-binding receptor-like cytoplasmic kinase 2, translating to MNKTKKVPITLHNNNNVGHQKHHKKTHHHASLLTNFKSAVMKCASFFALFLSGKRNTQESKVVEDRKSTNKVKGASSSSDLSSDSNKSSSSKLKFSHSYGSSSTSNTQLGTAGNFSFEEICKATAKFSAANKIGEGAFGTVYKGKLNDGTLVAAKRANKDVENKNLAEFKNEVSTLSKIEHLNLVRLYGYLEHADEKIIVVEYVNNGSLREHLDGTRGDGLEIGERLDIAIDIAHAVTYLHMYTDHPIIHRDIKASNILLTDKLRAKVADFGFARLAAEDPSATHVSTKLKGTAGYIDPDYMRSYKLSEKSDVYSFGVLLVEMVTGRHPVEPRRPLSERVTIKWALQMLKQGEVVIAMDPRLRRSPAAKKAVEKVLKLAHQCLAPSRQSRPTMKTCAEVLWGIRKDFRDKTSSHLSHDSHHSANYPHRDAMNDRHKLFDIEGDNDRKFVSA from the exons ATgaataaaacaaagaaagtcCCCATTActttacataataataataatgttggaCACCAAAAACATCATAAGAAGACTCATCATCATGCTTCTTTGCTGACAAATTTTAAGTCTGCTGTGATGAAATGTGCAAGCTTTTTTGCATTGTTTCTTTCTGGAAAAAGAAacacacaagaatcaaaggtTGTTGAAGACAGAAAGAGTACAAACAAAGTCAAAGGAGCATCAT CTTCATCTGATTTATCATCTGATAGCAACAAGAGTTCATCCTCAAAATTGAAGTTTTCACATTCCTATGGATCATCTAGCACTTCAAATACTCAGCTTGGAACTGCAGGGAACTTCTCCTTTGAAGAAATCTGCAAGGCAACAGCAAAATTCTCTGCAGCTAATAAGATTGGGGAAGGTGCCTTTGGAACTGTTTATAAGGGAAAGCTTAATGATGGAACTCTTGTTGCCGCAAAGCGCGCCAACAAG GATGTAGAAAACAAGAACTTAGCTGAGTTCAAGAATGAAGTATCCACCTTGTCAAAGATTGAGCATCTGAATCTTGTGAGGCTGTATGGATATTTGGAGCATGCagatgaaaagattattgttgttgaatatGTTAATAATGGATCACTCCGGGAACATCTAGATG GTACAAGGGGTGATGGGCTAGAAATTGGTGAGCGTTTAGACATAGCAATTGATATAGCTCATGCAGTTACTTACCTTCATATGTACACAG ATCATCCAATTATTCATAGAGACATCAAAGCATCAAACATCTTGCTTACTGACAAACTAAGGGCTAAAGTGGCCGACTTTGGTTTCGCCCGGCTGGCTGCTGAAGACCCTTCTGCCACCCATGTTTCAACAAAACTTAAAGGAACAGCAGGCTACATTGATCCTGATTACATGAGATCTTACAAGCTTTCTGAGAAGAGTGATGTATATTCCTTCGGCGTGTTGCTTGTTGAGATGGTTACCGGACGACATCCAGTTGAGCCGAGGAGACCTCTCAGTGAGAGAGTTACAATTAAATGG GCACTGCAGATGCTGAAACAAGGAGAAGTTGTGATCGCCATGGATCCGAGGCTGCGAAGAAGTCCGGCCGCGAAAAAGGCCGTAGAGAAGGTTCTAAAGCTAGCTCACCAGTGCCTTGCACCTTCAAGACAATCAAGGCCAACCATGAAGACATGTGCTGAGGTTTTATGGGGTATCCGGAAAGATTTTAGAGACAAAACATCTTCTCATCTTAGCCATGATTCTCATCATTCTGCTAATTATCCTCATAGAGATGCCATGAATGATAGGCATAAGTTATTTGATATCGAAGGTGACAATGACCGTAAATTTGTATCTGCATAG
- the LOC107494420 gene encoding alpha-glucan phosphorylase, H isozyme, translating to MADDKVESNGSGKDGVSDIVSAAKVAAVAHPLAEKAEEIASNISYHAQFSPHFSPLKFELEQAYYATAESVRDRLIRQWNETYLHFHKVDPKQTYYLSMEFLQGRALTNAIGNLNIQDAYADALRKFGLKLEEITEQEKDAALGNGGLGRLASCFLDSMATLNLPSWGYGLRYRYGLFKQRITREGQEEVAEDWLEKFSPWEVVRHDILYPIRFFGHVEVNPNGSRKWVGGEVVQALAYDVPIPGYQTKNTISLRLWEAKACAEDFNLFLFNDGQHESASMLHSRAQQICAVLYPGDATEDGKLLRLKQQFFLCSASLQDIIARFKERRQGKGPWNWAEFPTKVAVQLNDTHPTLAIPELMRLLVDDEGLGWDEAWDVTSKTIAYTNHTVLPEALEKWSQPVMWKLLPRHMEIITEIDKRFTAMITSTRFDLESELSNMRILDNNPQKPVVRMANLCVVSSHAVNGVAQLHSDILKAELFANYVSIWPTKFQNKTNGITPRRWLRFCSPELSSIITKWLKTDEWVTNLDLLTGLRQFADNEDLQAEWLSAKRANKLRLAQYILQVTGESIDPDTLFDIQVKRIHEYKRQLLNILGVIYRYKKLKEMSPEERKKTTPRTVMIGGKAFATYTNAKRIVKLVNDVGSVVNTDPEVNSYLKVVFVPNYNVSVAEMLIPGSELSQHISTAGMEASGTSNMKFALNGCLIIGTLDGANVEIREEIGEENFFLFGATAEEVPQLRKDRENGLFKPDPRFEEAKKFIRSGVFGRYDYNPLLESLEGNTGYGRGDYFLVGHDFPSYMDAQEKVDKAYCDRKRWLKMSILSTAGSGKFSSDRTIAQYAKEIWNIEECRVP from the exons ATGGCTGATGATAAGGTTGAGTCTAATGGGAGTGGCAAAGATGGTGTTTCTGATATTGTTTCTGCAGCAAAGGTTGCTGCAGTGGCACATCCATTAGCTGAAAAAGCTGAAGAGATTGCTTCCAATATCAGTTACCATGCTCAGTTCAGTCCTCATTTTTCCCCTCTCAAGTTTGAGCTAGAGCAAGCTTACTATGCCACTGCTGAGAGTGTTCGAGATCGTCTCATAAGG CAATGGAATGAAACATACCTTCATTTTCACAAAGTTGATCCCAAGCAAACTTACTACCTGTCAATGGAGTTCCTTCAAGGCCGAGCTTTGACCAATGCCATTGGAAATCTGAATATCCAAGATGCATATGCTGATGCTTTGCGCAAATTTGGACTCAAGCTTGAAGAAATCACAGAGCAG GAGAAGGATGCTGCACTAGGAAATGGTGGTCTCGGTAGGCTTGCTTCATGTTTTCTGGATTCAATGGCAACACTAAATTTACCTTCTTGGGGGTATGGTTTGAGATATCGATACGGGCTATTTAAGCAGAGAATCACCAGGGAAGGCCAGGAGGAAGTTGCAGAGGACTGGCTTGAG AAATTTAGCCCATGGGAAGTTGTGAGGCATGACATTTTGTACCCTATTAGATTCTTCGGTCATGTTGAGGTTAATCCTAATGGAAG TCGAAAATGGGTTGGAGGAGAGGTTGTGCAAGCACTGGCTTATGACGTGCCAATTCCGGGATACCAAACCAAAAACACCATCAGTCTTCGCCTCTGGGAAGCAAAAGCATGTGCTgaagattttaatttatttttatttaatgatggaCAACATGAATCTGCTTCTATGCTTCACTCGCGAGCTCAACAG ATTTGTGCGGTTTTATATCCCGGTGATGCCACGGAAGATGGAAAACTTTTACGGCTGAAGCAGCAATTCTTTCTCTGCAGTGCTTCACTACAA GACATAATTGCCCGTTTTAAGGAGCGAAGACAAGGGAAGGGACCATGGAACTGGGCCGAATTCCCAACAAAGGTTGCTGTACAATTGAATGATACTCACCCTACCCTTGCAATACCTGAGCTGATGCGATTACTTGTGGATGATGAAGGACTTGGATGGGATGAAGCATGGGATGTGACATCAAA AACTATTGCTTACACCAATCATACTGTCCTACCCGAGGCACTGGAAAAATGGTCTCAGCCTGTAATGTGGAAACTGCTTCCTCGTCATATGGAAATCATAACCGAAATAGACAAGAGA TTCACTGCGATGATAACTTCCACACGGTTCGACCTTGAGAGCGAGCTTTCCAACATGCGCATATTGGATAATAATCCCCAGAAGCCAGTAGTTCGGATGGCTAATTTGTGTGTGGTTTCTTCTCATGCA GTGAATGGCGTTGCCCAGTTACACAGCGACATATTAAAGGCGGAATTATTTGCAAATTATGTCTCTATATGGCCAACAAAGTTCCAAAATAAAACCAATGGCATTACACCTCGAAGATGGCTCCGCTTTTGTAGCCCTGAGCTAAGCAGTATCATCACTAAATGGTTGAAAACCGATGAATGGGTGACCAATCTTGATTTACTAACAGGTCTTCGACAG TTTGCTGACAATGAAGATCTACAAGCTGAATGGCTTTCTGCAAAGAGGGCCAATAAGCTGCGGTTGGCACAGTACATTCTGCAGGTTACAGGGGAGAGTATCGACCCGGATACACTATTCGACATTCAAGTCAAGCGTATCCATGAATATAAGAGGCAGCTACTAAACATTCTTGGTGTGATTTATagatacaagaaattgaag GAAATGAGCCCCGAAGAACGGAAAAAAACAACTCCCCGCACCGTGATGATTGGAGGAAAGGCATTTGCAACATACACGAATGCTAAAAGAATAGTCAAGCTAGTGAATGATGTTGGTTCTGTCGTAAACACTGATCCTGAGGTCAATAGCTACTTGAAG GTTGTGTTTGTTCCTAATTACAATGTGTCCGTGGCGGAGATGCTGATTCCGGGGAGTGAACTATCTCAGCATATTAGCACTGCAGGCATGGAAGCAAGTGGAACAAGCAACATGAAATTTGCTTTGAATGGTTGCCTTATAATAGGCACATTAGATGGAGCCAATGTGGAAATCCGGGAGGAGATTGGTGAAGAAAATTTCTTCCTCTTCGGTGCAACTGCCGAAGAAGTCCCACAATTGAGGAAGGATAGAGAGAATGGCCTG TTCAAACCTGATCCTCGATTCGAAGAGGCAAAGAAGTTCATTCGAAGTGGAGTTTTCGGAAGGTATGACTATAACCCTCTGCTAGAGTCGTTGGAAGGAAATACCGGTTATGGTCGCGGAGATTACTTTCTTGTTGGTCATGACTTCCCAAGCTACATGGATGCTCAAGAAAAAGTAGATAAAGCATATTG TGATAGAAAAAGGTGGCTAAAAATGTCCATTTTAAGCACTGCTGGGAGTGGAAAATTCAGCAGTGACCGTACAATTGCTCAGTATGCAAAGGAAATTTGGAACATTGAAGAGTGCCGTGTGCCATAA